Proteins found in one Nitrospirota bacterium genomic segment:
- the thiL gene encoding thiamine-phosphate kinase translates to MDRHVPRRSRHRLPSLRLSEFQLIADLHRRFGRTGPSVLRGIGDDAALIRLPPGRQLLVTTDLLAEGVHFVRSTASMEEIGYKAAIANLSDIAAMGGVPRYLLVSLAIPPSHRTSEVRALYSGLMRACRSPRVELVGGDTSESRGGLFIGVALLGTVRPNHALRRDGARIGDLLYVTGTLGDALAGLELLAARRNRRSRGLGPARFLIGRHLRPAARIREGQLLAEHRLATAAIDLSDGLSGDLAHLCRQSGVGAEIEAAALPLSPQCRAYAKARGRDPVALALTGGEDYELLFTVPPRLRETVERLVRAAGCRCTRIGVIRPKAFGLRVRQPTGSLASLSITSYQHFRPARAGRPEP, encoded by the coding sequence GCCCCTCGGTCCTGCGGGGGATCGGCGACGACGCGGCGCTCATCAGGCTCCCGCCCGGCCGGCAGCTCCTCGTCACGACCGACCTGCTGGCCGAGGGCGTCCATTTCGTCCGTTCTACCGCCTCGATGGAGGAGATCGGCTACAAGGCGGCGATCGCCAACCTGAGCGACATCGCGGCGATGGGCGGCGTGCCGAGGTACCTGCTGGTCTCGCTCGCCATCCCGCCCTCCCACCGGACCTCGGAGGTCCGGGCTCTCTACAGCGGGCTCATGCGGGCTTGCCGGTCCCCGCGGGTGGAGCTGGTCGGAGGAGACACCTCCGAATCCCGTGGGGGGCTCTTCATCGGCGTCGCCTTGCTCGGTACGGTCAGGCCGAACCACGCGCTGAGGCGAGACGGGGCGAGGATCGGCGACCTGCTCTATGTCACCGGGACGTTGGGCGACGCGTTGGCCGGGCTGGAGCTCCTCGCCGCTCGCCGCAACAGGCGGAGCCGCGGCCTCGGGCCGGCACGGTTCCTGATCGGTCGGCACCTCCGTCCGGCAGCGCGGATCAGGGAGGGGCAACTGCTCGCCGAGCACCGTCTGGCTACGGCCGCGATCGACCTGTCTGACGGCCTGTCCGGCGACTTGGCTCACCTCTGCAGACAGAGCGGCGTCGGCGCGGAGATCGAGGCTGCGGCTCTGCCCCTGTCGCCCCAGTGCAGAGCCTATGCCAAGGCCCGAGGCCGCGATCCGGTCGCGCTCGCCCTGACCGGCGGGGAGGATTACGAGCTCCTGTTCACGGTGCCCCCTCGCCTGCGCGAGACAGTCGAGCGGCTGGTTCGCGCGGCAGGATGCCGATGCACACGCATCGGGGTGATCCGTCCCAAGGCCTTCGGGCTCCGCGTAAGGCAGCCAACAGGGAGTCTGGCAAGCTTATCCATCACCAGCTATCAGCATTTCCGCCCCGCACGCGCGGGCCGGCCGGAGCCGTGA
- a CDS encoding M23 family metallopeptidase — MRGADGQLSGKQGQVLLVKLPINDQAAVVGKFLGRTVPFFPNGEGHAGLLGIDLQDQPGTHELVIEATEPTGVRRLSYNVLVIKEKYPVQHLTLPKDKVDLDEESLARVKTEQQQVKALLEAVSQDRLWEGQFVEPVHGPVTGAFGRLRVINGRPRSPHNGEDIAAPLGTDVVAMNRGVARLTVDHFFSGKGVFVDHGLGLYSMYFHLSEILVQDGQRIERGQVIGRVGASGRASGPHLHWGVRLNGARVNPYSLLELPIEGLALAGR, encoded by the coding sequence GCGGCGGTGGTCGGCAAGTTCCTGGGCCGTACGGTCCCGTTCTTTCCGAACGGTGAAGGGCACGCGGGGCTGCTCGGCATTGATCTCCAGGATCAGCCGGGGACCCATGAATTGGTGATCGAGGCAACGGAGCCGACCGGGGTGCGGCGGTTGAGCTACAACGTGCTCGTGATCAAGGAGAAGTATCCTGTCCAGCACCTGACCTTGCCCAAGGACAAGGTCGACTTGGACGAGGAGAGCCTGGCCAGGGTCAAGACCGAGCAGCAGCAGGTGAAAGCGCTCTTGGAGGCGGTCTCACAGGACCGGCTCTGGGAGGGGCAGTTCGTCGAGCCAGTGCACGGACCGGTCACCGGCGCGTTCGGCCGACTGCGCGTCATCAACGGCCGACCGAGGAGTCCCCACAACGGGGAGGACATCGCGGCTCCGCTGGGGACCGACGTGGTCGCCATGAACCGCGGCGTGGCGCGTCTGACCGTCGATCACTTTTTCTCCGGTAAGGGAGTCTTCGTTGACCACGGGCTGGGGCTCTATTCCATGTACTTTCACCTCTCCGAGATTCTGGTGCAGGACGGGCAGAGGATCGAGCGGGGCCAAGTGATCGGCAGGGTCGGGGCTTCCGGTCGCGCCAGCGGTCCGCACCTCCACTGGGGCGTCCGCCTGAACGGCGCGCGGGTCAATCCCTATTCCCTCTTGGAGCTGCCGATCGAGGGGCTGGCGCTCGCTGGCCGGTAG
- a CDS encoding DUF2062 domain-containing protein, which produces MVSLQQIRSHLKQLLHLDEPPRKTALAFAIGVFIAFSPTYGLHTLSAAFCAWAFRLNAIALFAGAFINNPWTAVPILAATFWTGFQLLGLPETAPFNWSDLSPASLYQQVAPYALPFFIGGLALSLLGALVSYPAAYLLITQYRARLRQAAPRPDRLPPQGS; this is translated from the coding sequence ATGGTCTCGCTCCAGCAGATCCGATCGCACTTGAAGCAGCTCCTGCACCTCGACGAACCCCCGCGCAAGACCGCGCTGGCTTTTGCGATCGGCGTCTTCATCGCCTTTTCGCCCACCTACGGGCTGCACACGCTGAGCGCAGCCTTTTGCGCCTGGGCGTTCCGCCTGAACGCCATCGCCCTCTTCGCCGGAGCCTTCATCAACAACCCCTGGACGGCGGTCCCCATCCTGGCCGCCACCTTTTGGACCGGCTTCCAGCTCTTGGGCTTGCCGGAGACCGCCCCGTTCAACTGGTCGGACCTGAGCCCGGCGTCCCTGTATCAACAGGTCGCTCCCTACGCCCTTCCCTTCTTCATCGGCGGGCTGGCGCTCAGCCTTCTGGGCGCGCTGGTCTCCTATCCGGCCGCCTACCTGCTCATTACCCAATATCGCGCTCGGCTCCGGCAGGCCGCTCCACGGCCCGACCGATTGCCACCCCAGGGCAGCTAG
- a CDS encoding Slp family lipoprotein, with protein sequence MTPTTVRQTGRRSLPAAILTAAAWLLCACASTVPPEFVKRAEPGVTLTDLATRPQTYRGKVVILGGVIVDGKEQAGRMWLLLKNRPLDEDYVPHRDVTLRPSESGYYWVLVDLKGLPKAYRSWARVTVVGLVSDVQPLPHESTKGGEPVLGALYLRGWGYGNEDAGIWEERVDPNYLQSNPMEEFRQ encoded by the coding sequence ATGACCCCAACGACCGTTCGCCAGACCGGCCGGCGCAGCCTGCCCGCGGCGATCCTGACCGCCGCTGCGTGGCTGCTTTGCGCCTGCGCATCCACGGTTCCGCCAGAGTTCGTCAAGCGGGCGGAGCCGGGCGTGACGCTCACGGACCTGGCGACCCGCCCGCAGACCTACAGGGGCAAGGTGGTGATCCTGGGGGGCGTGATCGTGGACGGGAAAGAGCAGGCAGGCCGGATGTGGCTCCTGCTCAAGAACCGGCCGCTTGACGAGGATTACGTCCCCCACCGCGATGTCACGCTCCGCCCGTCTGAATCCGGCTACTATTGGGTCCTGGTTGATCTCAAAGGGTTGCCCAAAGCCTACCGGTCCTGGGCCCGGGTCACCGTCGTCGGCTTGGTCTCCGACGTTCAGCCCCTGCCGCACGAGTCCACGAAAGGCGGAGAGCCGGTGCTCGGCGCCCTGTACCTGCGCGGATGGGGCTATGGGAACGAGGATGCCGGGATTTGGGAGGAACGGGTGGACCCCAACTATCTCCAGTCCAACCCGATGGAGGAATTCCGACAGTAG
- a CDS encoding HD domain-containing protein → MKTQPPPPGALSPATQYDGTALIADPIHEYISFTVPYTVPDPTERTEKDLIDSPWVQRLRYIYQLQSARWVYPSAEHSRFQHSLGVMHVAGRFARHLYPSLARIVPDLPSPPFIEELLRVTALLHDIGHGPFCHFFDENFLEEFGLTHERIGQVIIREHLGKIIRRIRRSPGGPFPPGEQLDPDHIAFLILKDPGKDSSAYPKWLWFLQPVIGGIYTADNLDYVLRDSYMCGVAVGPVDLTRLIHYTLITSKGLTIHRTGLPALQMFLNTRLYLYSNVYYHRTTRAIDIHLREIFHDTMTYIFPHNPLDRMEAYQHLTDWSLTETVRGWPRERSKKMRTLGQEWARILGRDVKWKMAYNAVLPTRGDERGRTFMDRRTVEDRIRRALPPRLSKLDFRVDMANQDPRPINLLNMGEFQIYVYDPATRTVSKEALKEFFDYLPARIVQFRIFAKDHGADRELAQAAEQVLASDGHSIKTNV, encoded by the coding sequence ATGAAGACCCAGCCGCCCCCCCCCGGCGCCCTCTCCCCAGCGACTCAATACGACGGAACGGCCCTGATCGCCGATCCGATCCACGAGTACATCTCCTTCACCGTCCCCTACACCGTCCCCGATCCAACCGAGCGGACCGAAAAGGACCTGATCGACTCGCCCTGGGTCCAGCGGCTGCGTTACATCTACCAGCTCCAGAGCGCCCGCTGGGTCTACCCATCGGCCGAGCACAGCCGGTTCCAGCATTCCCTCGGCGTCATGCACGTAGCCGGGCGTTTCGCCCGACACCTGTACCCATCGCTGGCTCGGATCGTACCGGACCTCCCCTCGCCCCCGTTCATCGAGGAGCTGCTCCGGGTCACCGCGCTCCTGCACGACATCGGCCACGGCCCATTCTGCCACTTTTTCGACGAGAACTTCTTGGAGGAGTTCGGCCTCACCCACGAGCGGATCGGCCAGGTGATCATCCGGGAGCACCTGGGGAAGATCATCCGCCGCATCCGACGCAGCCCGGGCGGGCCGTTCCCCCCAGGCGAGCAGCTCGATCCGGACCACATCGCCTTCCTGATCCTTAAAGATCCGGGCAAGGACAGCTCCGCCTACCCCAAGTGGCTGTGGTTCCTGCAGCCGGTGATCGGCGGCATCTACACGGCGGACAACCTGGACTACGTCCTGCGCGATTCCTACATGTGCGGCGTGGCGGTCGGCCCCGTGGATCTGACCCGGCTCATCCACTACACCCTCATCACGTCCAAGGGGCTCACGATCCACCGGACCGGCCTGCCAGCCCTGCAGATGTTCCTGAATACGCGACTCTACCTCTACTCAAACGTCTACTATCACCGGACGACGCGGGCCATCGACATCCACCTGCGGGAGATCTTTCACGACACGATGACCTACATCTTCCCTCACAACCCGCTGGACCGGATGGAGGCGTACCAGCACCTCACCGACTGGTCCCTCACGGAGACCGTCCGCGGTTGGCCGAGGGAGCGCAGCAAGAAGATGCGGACCCTCGGGCAGGAATGGGCCCGCATCCTGGGGCGGGACGTGAAGTGGAAGATGGCCTACAACGCGGTGCTGCCGACCCGCGGGGACGAGCGGGGCCGGACGTTCATGGACCGACGGACGGTCGAGGACCGAATCAGGCGGGCCCTGCCGCCCCGCCTCAGCAAGCTGGACTTCCGCGTGGACATGGCCAACCAGGACCCGCGGCCCATCAACCTGCTGAACATGGGGGAGTTCCAGATCTACGTGTACGATCCTGCGACCAGGACGGTGTCCAAGGAGGCGTTGAAGGAATTCTTCGACTACCTGCCGGCCAGGATCGTCCAGTTCCGGATCTTCGCGAAGGACCACGGAGCGGACAGGGAGTTGGCCCAGGCCGCCGAGCAGGTCCTGGCCTCCGACGGGCACAGTATCAAGACCAACGTGTAA